The genomic segment GACCTGAGGGAGTCGAAACGACCGCCCAAGCTGTACGCGCACATGTCAGCGGCCGACGCAttcctgcagctgctgcctccGCGCGGGTGGATGCTCACTTCAATCGCGATGTCAAGGCATCGATGGGAATATTGATGCGGGCCATGGTGTCTGGACGGCGCGTGCAAAGGTGCGACGAGGAGATCGGGGGGGCGGGTGGTCTTGTAGATTCTGCGAAACACGCGTGATATTAGCATCCGCGCCTCAACCGTGGTTGCAAGCCGCCTTCAGAGGGCCGCATCCGGACAGCTGCAGCGATCCGGCGACGGGTGAACCTACATTGCGTCGTGGGTGGTGACAGCGTCGGTGACAGCGAGCGGACGGTGGAGCGGAACgagtcggtggtggtggaaggCAGAAAGGAGCAGGCAGAAATGCGTTGACGGAAAGTCCCCAAGTATCGGTGGTGAGAAGCAGCGCTGAACTCTCCCGCTGCTCTCACACAAATCCGCACGGCATCCCTGCGCCGCTGCCGTGCCGAGAGGAAGGCCCAGGGTCTGGCTCCCCTGAATTCGCACGTGAAAGAGGACAGCTAGTGCCCATGcatgaggaggagaagatggtgaaTCTGATGAAGATGGGCAGGACAGGTGGGAAGGAGGAGATACGGTCCAGAAGAGCTCTTTTCACGCATTTCTTCCCCTCGCCCTCGATTCGCCGGGGagtgtgcagcagcagggcagGGAACGCGCTCTGTCAATAAGCTTCTGCCACGACACGAGCCCGCCAGAAATTCGCGCGCCCAACTCGTCGACTGCTGGCCTCTTTGTTGGCCGACGACAGCAGTACATCCACCACGCTCCCCACCGCCTGTCCATAGGCCACAGTCCGCATCGGCACCTCTGCGAAGGTGTGCGCCGAGTCGTCCAGCGCATCGCCCATCATGCCGCGTCTCCACCTATTGCTGCTGGCACTGCTCGTGGCTCTCGCCGCTGCATGGACCAAAGAGGACCACGAAATCTTCCGCCTGCACGATGAGGTCCAGAAGTCCGAGGGCACCAATGCCACCTTCTATTCCTTCCTCGGCATCAAGCCGAACGCTGGGCAGGAAGACATCAACAAGGCCTATCGCAAACTCTCCCGCACGCTGCATCCCGACAAGGCTCGGAGCAATTGGATAGCCAACTACAACAAGCCCACGCCCGTCAAGACAAAAGCTGGAGCCAAGCCGACTGTACATGTGCAGAAAGACAAAAAGCCCAGCCAAGGCGAGATCAAAAAGTTCAACAAGGAAGCCAGCGCGAGGTTCGAGAGATTGTCCTTGGTAACAGGTGTCCTGCGCGGACCAGAAAGAGATCGCTACGACCACTTCCTCAAGAACGGTTTCCCAACATGGAGAGGCACAGGATACTACTACGAACGCTTCCGCCCAGGTCTCGGCTCCGTTCTCTTCGGCCTCTTCGTCTTTGTTGGCGGAGGAGTCCACTACGCCGCTCTGTACCTCTCCCACAAACGCCAAAAAGAGTTCGTCGAGAAGTATATCAAACACGCCCGCCGCGTCGCCTGGGGTGACGAAGGCGGCATCGGAGCGATCCCAGGTCTCGGCGGAGCTATCTCACCACAGCAAAACGGAGGCAACACCCCCGACAACGAAGAAAGCATGCAATGGAACCGCAAGCAAAAGCGAGAGATGGAACGCcaaaagaagaaggaaggcaaGAACCCCTCCAAAGCCAACAAAGCTCGCCTCGCGCAAAAGGCCAAAGAAGACGGTATCAGCACTCCAGTAGAATCAGAAGTCATTTCTGGGCCCGTCGGAGCCAAAAAGCGGACCGTGGCCGAAAACGGCAagatcctcatcgtcgacagCGTGGGAAACGTCTTTCTGGAAGAAGAAACCGAAGAGGGCGATACTCAGGAATTCCTCCTCGATGTAAGTTACCACATCCCCCAATTCTCCCCCAAAACCCCAACTAAcctatctctttctcctcaCAGCCCAACGAACTCCCCACCCCCTCAATCAAAGACActttcctcctccgcctccctATCTTTCTCTATAACAAATCTCTCGGCCGCGTCTTCGGTAAAACACAAGATGCGGCATTGGCAGATCTCGTGGGCGaggatggagaaggagaagagagcgATGAGACGAATGCTTTGCAATCCGCTACCGCGCCGAATGCGAATGGGGAGACGAGGAAGCGGAGAACAAAGAATAAGTCATGACCTAGATCTTCTGGGTCGAAAAAGTTAAGCTAGGATTGTGTAAATCTAAGGATAGAAGAATATAAAAATGCTACAGTATGAACATGAATGCAGTGGATGGTTGTACATTTTGTGAAGCGTGAAGATGTTGTAAATGATTTTCGTGGTATGAGCGAGCTGTTTGGTCTGTCGAAGCTTACCCATTCCCGCTAGAGATTCTGCTGACGCTCACTACTGAGATAGAATCGAAAGACAGATCAGCAAGTCCAGCTCCCCTGCGAGCATGAGAGATACAACGAGAATTTCAGGAACGGCAGAGCTTGGGAGAAAGAACCGAGATCCTATACATGCCAATCGTCTCAAGTCATTTCTTCATCATACACCTCCAGATCTATCTTCAACCTGATCATACTCATACAACCTGCCACGCTATGCTGTCCGAATCGCACAAGGTCTCTAACCCATCAATGTCTCACTCACCCAGCCAAGTACAGGTCTGCTCTCAAGAGCGCCTAGGCCGAAGACGAAAGCGTAGTAGGCCGAATAACAATCTCCTCCTGCGACGTCGTCGAACTCGCAGTACCCTTCGGCGCATCCACAAAAGTCGTCTGCGTGAGAGTCGGCCCCGGTGGAGTTTCCGTAATGACCGTCACACTCGTGACAGTGCTTTGCGTAGGCTTGACGGTGACGAACGCGATAGAGCTGGAAGTAGTCGAAGAGGCTCCTCCGAGTCCTAGACTTCCCAGTATACCAGCGATATCTgatgccatggctgctgcttgcgaGGAAGCGTTGGTtgtggaggtggaagtcGTAGTGGGAGAGGTGGATGGTGTGGCGGTGATGGTGACGAGCTCGGTCGTgatatgctgctgctctgcgccAGCTTGACCAGGGATAATGAAGTTGGGGGCGATGTTGATCgcgggctgctgctgactgcTGTCACAAACTGCGGCGACAGCAGAGCCTTGGCCTGCCCATGGGAAGAGTCGAGCTGGGGCGTTGTTGTAGAGGCCGATGATGGTGTACGCGAAGATGATGGTGCTTTCGAAGAAGAGTGTGATCATAAGCACAACGAAGAGAGCAAGTGGCATATGAATGCCAGATCTCTTCTTGGGCTCCGGGTAATGCTCTCGCACGTATTCGCGCGGCGTGTGaggtggcggcggaggtggtgcaGGAGGCGCGACACCAAACAAGGTGGAGAAGCGTGGTGGATAATCTTTCTTATCATGGCATTCGTGGTCGTTGAGTTGTGAGGAAGGATAgccattcttcttcagcgccaTGTCTGCATCTTCCATCTCCGCAGGCGCTCGTCCGGGCTGGCTGTCCTCGTGCGTCATCTCCTCGTTGACTTTCTTCTCGAAATGGCTGGAGAAAGACATGTTTTGAAGTCGCTGGAGATACGGATATTCGGAAATGCAGTTTGCTGTTCGTCGCTTTTTGTAATAGGAGTCGTAAGTGTCGTGAATGTCGTGAGTGAGCAATTGCCTGCAATTGTCTCGTTCAAAATGTATATGGTATCGTCAAAGGACCCTGGCAAACGACTCTTCAATGCTGCGAGAGCGCCCGGCGCCGTAAAGTCTATTGGCAGTACGCCGTACAAGGTCGTTGTTCCAAGACAAAGAGCGTTCGACCAGCAAAGCAATATTAACAAAGGTCTCGCGCAGCGAAGTGAAAGAAACAGTAACGAAAGAGAAAAACTCGACAAACACGTGAGGCCGTCAAACGCGTGAATGTCGAAAGAAGAgttggaagaggagaggcTTGTGAACGAGTATGCAGACACACTCCGAGACTGCCCTTCGGGGCCGCGTTGCAGACCTACACTTCACGTCTGTGTCGTTGAACAAACACTCGCCTCGGCTATAGTGTGGACTTCGTAGGGGCCAATGGTGCATGCCTACCAGATGTCGTCGGAACAGTTCTTCGTTACACACGGCGGCTTGCGTCGAGCCATCAGTGCCGTTGCTGTAAGCGCTTGGCTGTGGTTGTAGGATGGAAGAAAGCTGAAGCAGATGTCGCGGGTGGGGCTTGTGTCGAGTGACTGCCAAGAGCTTCCATGATTGGTTGAACGTCGCTTCTCTATTTTGGGCATCGAGACcgcgcttgcttgcttgacgCGACACCATGGTCCATAAACATGAACATGAACATGAACATCCTGCCGATATTAGTTGCATTCTGTGCAATTCCCACGTGCCTGAGCAGAGCGCGAAACTTAGCCTGCGAAAGCACATGACAGTATCGGGGTCACCGTCATCACAAGCGCAATAGAGCAGACTTCACCAGCCAACGACCGTGGCCTTTAAGAATAGCGCATTGGAAGAATGCCAGCGGTCCGCCACTGCTCGATGCTCACTTTTGCAAGTAAGATAGAGTCGAAAATCATGACAGCCTGAGGCTCGTGGGATTCGCGCCACAGCCTGTACACATTTCCATGCTCATGCAGTTTACCGGCTTTGAACACTTTCCTCCGCGCGGAGGTTATTGGTCATCTCAGCCTTGATTTTTCTGCGCGGAGGTCTGTGGTCATCTCAGTGACGGACACCGTCGCTATCGCCAAAAGCACGCCGCCGCGCTGCAAAAAGAAACCAAGCCGAACCCCTGGCTCGAACCTTGAACCACCAGAACACTAACAAAACAGCAAAAAGATAGCCCGACGACTCTCCTGCGAGTCGGCAGACATCTTTTAAGGAACCAAGGATCACACTAGTACTCGGCATTTCGCAGTGTGCCTGCTGACCTACGACTGGGGCACCTTTCCTAAGCCATCCTGAAAGGTGGTACCGAATCGATTTCATGAGTAAGCAGGATTGCAGCGGAGTTATATAGCTTGAAActgaggcggcggcggtgcggTGGCTGAGGGGTACGTGAATGGAATGGGTTGGAGTTGAAGGGGTTTCAATCAATGTTGGTGGCGGGGCAGGGAACAGGTAGCGGGCAGCAAGAAACAATGCTTTGACGGGACCGGGAGTCTCAGAATCATTCACATGCTGAGGGGCTCGACCGATCGATTGATAGTGTTCTGCGAAGTGAGCAATGGCTCCACTGAGGACTCTCACATGTAAGTAAGTCACCACGTAATTACATGGCTCACATGCCATCTGCTTGCAGCCATGGACACTCACGCACATGGTGTTGAATTGAGCGCGAAGGATATCTTCCACCGTCTTCAGACATTCCTCTCCCACACCACAACCAAGTTGCAGTTCCATAGCACTGGACTCCCGATGGACTTCAACGCTCTGGCTTCCCAGCTGGCCGGCCTGGGCCCACCGCCTCCGGGGATCAGTAACTCCATCCATATGCCGAACAACGGCATGTCAGAAAGCTTCATGAACCTACTCTACCGCAATGCGCAGCTGGAGACTGAGCTGCGCCTGGTCAAGGACCAGCTCGCACAAGCTCAGCAATCGACCCAATACCTCCTTCGTCTATTGAGTGGCTCGTCGAATCTGCAACCAGCACACAATATGAACAATGGTGCAGAACCGCCCTCCGACACCATTCTTCCCGTCATGCGCAAGGATTCGGTCACAGAGGTCTTGGAGAAGCCGAAGGAGTCAGTTCCTGCGGCTCCGTTAGTCAACTTCGAAGGAACAGATTCGCTTCTTGACCTCAACGCCGTTGAGGCTGCAGCAGGCAACACTGAGCCAGCGTTACAAGCTCACATCCACCCTCGAAAACTGAAACCAGATTCCATCGGCCTCGGGATCTCCCAAACCAGCTCATCTCGAAGCAGCATCGCAATGACCACCACCGAAGAAGCAACCCCTTCGTCGAGCTTCGCCAATCCAAGCTtcaggcagcagcagcagcagcctggcTTCACCATCAGACAGAGCGACGGCACTTCGATGTTCGTTCCAACGCCATCAATGGACAACCCATTGGAGACGCCCTTCCGCAGCATGACTTCTTCTGAATCACTACCGATTCTTGGGCACGAGCACCGCAGTCTGGCAGGCAAAGCATTTGTCTGGGTGGAGATGACATCAGAAGAGCTCACTGAAGTCATTGCACGATATGCCAAGGAGCATCCGAGACATACTGCGGAGGAGTATCGCAGCTATTTTGAGGATGTCATTCGGCCCGCGTACCATCAGCAGGAGAGGGAAAGAGCGCAGGCCAGAGAGGCACGTGGAGAGAATGGGAGCGTTGCGAAGGATATCGGGGAGCCGAGCACGAACTCATCTCAATTTGGTGGCGAGCAAGAAGGCGCCGCTGAAGCGTCCAGTCTAGAAGGCGAGTCGTCCGGTGAGCCAATCGAGACGCAGACGTTGGTGGATGAGATTCCGACTGTTGTGGAGAAGGTACCGCCGGAAGTGAAGGACGATGTCTGCAACTCAGAGTTGGCAAACGTGGCTAGCAGCACGTCCGTCCGGTTTTTAGAAGAAAAGTCGTCAGAAGCTCTTCTCACGCGAGCCGGACCACGCTCTGATGAGCAAACGCCGCCAAACGGGCTTGGAGCCGAATTTGACGCGATCGGAGGGTCCTTGGTGGCAAAGGAGCTGGAGTTTGAGGCATCGGGCGACTTTGCTCCCGAACCTGAACTTGTGCTGGCAGCAGCCAACGTGACGCCCAGCACGACCGTCACCAGCACACCATCGACAGCCGACTACCAGCCTCCTCGCCTCTACAATCCCGCAGCTCTCGGCGACGCCAAAATCCTCCAAGCTGAGTTCCAAAACCGAGTGCCATCTCGTGGCCGTCGTCATATGGATCGAAGCTCTCGGCCAGAACGACACGACTCCAAAGTTTCAAACTACCCGGGAGGATGCGATCGCCAAGGCTTCAACAACACATCATACATCACCTATCCCAATGAGATACAGGACCTCTTCGCCACTGCTGCCGAATGCGACGAGCACCCCCAGCGATCGGTTCTGGTGACCAACATCCCGCCCTCCACCACACTCCTCGACGTCCTCTCCACAATCCACTCAGGCCAGATCTTCTCCTCAATCTTCCTCGACACAAGCGGCATGCGCACCAATCCACCAATCTCAACCGCCACTGCCCTGTTAACCTTCGTCCACGGCCGAGACGCCCTCGACTTCACCAAGAACTCTATCCAACACCCTTTCAGCGTTCAACTCCTACCCACAGTATCCCGCCCCATCCACCCCTCAATTGGATCGTCCACCCGCATCCTCTCCATCTCCGACCCAAAGAACATCTGGACCCCCAACGAAGTCGTCCTCCGCCTAATCGCCAACGGAGTCCCTCACCCGCTCAAAGCCGAATCCTCCACAGAAACCCCAGGACTCCTTCTCTTCCACTTCGCCAGCATGCCCGAAGCACAAGTCGCCTACCACGCCATATCCCGCGACTACGCTTTCTTCGGCAACGTCGAAAAAGGCTACTTCAAGGATCCCTGCGACAACAACAAACCCCTTCCTACCCACAGAGACGAAGATCCAGTGCAAGTCCAAGACACTACCACTCCCCTCAACCCTTCTCAGCACCACTCCAAGCCTCAAAAGCAACAACAAAATGTCGACGAGACAGATGGCTCGGAGGTCGAAACCTCCCATACTCTCCTCTCTGTGGACCCAGTCAATCAATCCTCCCTCCTCAAATCTCACTCCCAacttccaccaccaccaccgccatgtCCAGCAAAAACAATCCCCTACTCCTCCGGAATCCACACCAAAATCCCCTACCAATCCATCATGTTCGAAGGATGAGCTGAGTTAAAACGCCCATCCACAATCAACCTCACTCTGTCCCCTCTTTCTACTCTCcttcctccctctcctctcACTGGGAATTCGACGGATCATCTCTGCTCCACACTGCAATCAGTCAGTCAATCAATCAGAAAGGAAGGAGAGAGGAGGGGGCCACGACGTGAAGAATGAAAGACTACGGATATGGACTGGACTGGACTGGACATGGGCGGAAGGAAGGAAGAGAATAAATGAATGAATAATGAGCGATGTTACGATTGGCTTGAGTTTGATCTTGGTCTTGAGGAAGGAAGGGAGGAAGGGAGGAAGGAGGCGTGCGTGTAGTGGGACCACGATGCATTCTTGGACTTGGAGTCATGGTTCTTAGCGAATGAAATTCAATCTTTGCTCTCTCGGTTTGCGTGCAAGTGTGAGGATGCCTAGTGATGCTTGTTGATCCATCTGTCCTCTGTGGCTGTACTTCCAGCAAGCATGTCATTCAGAAATTGAGAAGACATTGGGGCATCGAACGTGAACGGTAAAAGACGCGGGTAGAAACTCAATGCATTCTTTTTTGGAATTACTACAATTAAACAAGTTGCCGTAACTCATGACCCGTTAACATCTTCATCTCGAATGCATCTTTTCCTGGATGGGTACTGCCGTGAAAAATTGCCGTACCGCTTCGCTCAATGACATTACCAAAATCCATTACGTGTGCCGCACTTTCCATCACAACCCTCTTACATGGCCAAGCCGAACACGGCGAGGAGTCCTGTGACAAGGATACCGGTGCCGTAGTTCTGAGCAAGGTGAATGGCAGCGCTGTCGGAGGCGGATGGAGTAGCCGAGGACTCGGTGCCAGTGGTCTCGCTGGCTCCGGTCTCTTCACTGCCGGTCGAGGAGGAGGTTGGGGTAGCgctggcagaagcagaagagctgTCGCCGCCCTCGGCCTCGGTGGCGTTCTGTGTGCCGCAAGTGACCGACTCGCAAGCAGCCTGTCCGTCGCGGTCGTCGGGGTGGCTCAGGACGCAGTTGGTCCTCCACTGCTCGCAGATGAAGAAGGGCAGGGTCTGGGTGTAGTCGGAGATGTTGCGGGCTTCGCCATCGGGGCAGGAGCAGTCGTATGTCAATTGTTCCTGGCACACAGTCAGCGTGTCGGTCTCGACCGGGCTCATTTTGATCGACTCACAGCATCGCAAGTGTTGGTCTCGGCGCGGCCGCCGCAGATCTGTGGGCAAGCAATGGTCTGTCCACGGCACCACGAAGCTCTGAGCGAGGAGGGGACCTCGCTGGCGGTGATGCTCAGGTTGCCCGATGTGGAGTAGTTCTGGGCGCTGGCGACAGCGGACAGGGCCGCgaaggcgacggcgagggtgGTGCGGAACATGGTGACCGTGGGGACGAGGGTTGGATTGATGGATGGGGGTGGATCTGCTAAACCACAGTGCGCGTCAGTGTCACGGTCAATTGACGCGGCCTCGTTGGCTGGTTGCCAGGCTGATGAGCGCGGCGCGCCGATCGGGTGGTGGACCAACCTTTTTGGGTTTGCAGCTGCAGTGGTCAATGGATATCGATGGAGTTGTGTTGCAGAGGCTCGTCGATGGAGTGTCGAAGCGAGAGTTGGACGGAGCGAGTGCGCGACGAGGGAGTGCTGGAGCGagggcagcagtggcaggtGCGCGGCGGAAGCGACGACTTTATCATGGCAACGAGGAGTGCGAGCGGAGCGTCCGTGCAGCAATAGCTCTCCACACTAACTTAGGTTGCTGCCGCCTCCGAGGAGGAAAACTGCTCTCAGGAACGGGTCTCACTCGTCCAACGTCGGCAGGCGCGTGCGGAAACGACAGAACCATGTTCGAGGTGTCTGCGCTGTTCATCTCACCGTATCGCGCATCTCCAACACGTTCAATGGCTTTCTGCGGTGGCATCGCGCTGTCAAGAGCACGTTGTCGGGCTGCATGCCTTGCATGGCGCTAATCCCGATCAGGTAGGCGGCTCTTCGAAAGCCTGCCACAGCAGCGTTGTGCAAAGATTGCCTGCAGCAAACCATTGCCGCTTGTTTCACAGTAATCCCTCCGCACGTTTCCAGACCGGACACCTGCCAAACGCCTGCTGTGCTCACTGGAAATGCGAGACTGAGTATCACGGGCTGTGGCAACATTGCGAGCATGGGGACGGCGAAGAATCGTGCTCGTTTGCCTCCAAGCCCGCCCAGCCCACCCAGCCAGGTCGTTGCGCCAGTAGTTAGTGCCATATGCACAGGGCCGCTCATCCGGGAGCAGATACGGTCGGACTGGCACAGCACCGGGTGCGCCAAGTCGGAGATGACTGAGGGTCGAGCGGCGGAGCTATTGGAACTGCATCACCCACCATTCACTTGAGCAGTGTTTGGAGTGGTGCATGTGAAGTCGTCGGGAAGCTGCGTTGCTGCAGATCCTGACTCATTTGGGCCCTTCCATCATTGCCCGCCACAACCTGGCCCTCACGCGGGACGCTTTTTTGCCAACGACAAACACAGCAACCGCATCGACATCGAGTGTCAATTTCAGCGTGGAACCACAAAATGACGCGCAAATGCATCCTTGCCACCTCGCAGCTCAATCAGTGGGTGCTCGACTACGACGGCAATCGGTGAGTGCTTGATCTGCCAAGCCCTATTCCCTTTCCCGTTGGAGACCGGCAGAACCACGTGCCATCAATCTCGCCAATGCCCTgcctgatgctgatgatggacGATGCAATTACACTCTCAACCGGACGCTGATTCGCCCACAGGGACCGGATCATTGAAGCGATCAAAACGGCCAAAGCTGCAGGCGCAAGTTTGATTCTCACGCCCGAGCTATGCATTCCCGGATATGGCCTGCTGGACCACTTTCTCGAGAACGACGTCTATGCAAATTCATGGGACATCGCCGCTGAGATCATCGCCCATCCAGAATGTCAAGATATCATCATTGATCTGGGCCTACCAGTCCAGCACCGAGGTTGTAGTTACAATGCCCGACTCCTCGCTTTGAACGGAGAAGTTCTCGCAATTCGACCGAAACTCGACCTCTGCAACGATGGCAACTTCCGTGAGATGCGTTACTTCTCGCCCTGGCCAAGACAACGCGTAGAGGACTATCACTTGCCGAAGGTCATCTCTGCTCTTGCCAAGAACCAGCGCAAGACACGAATAGGTGAAGTTGCTTTCGAGACGAACGATGCCTCGTTCGCATCCGAGACCTGCGAAGAGCTGTGGACTCCAGATTCTCCGCATTCTCTGTACTCGCTGGCAGGTATCGAGATCGTGCTCAACTCTAGTGGCAGTCACCATGAACTGCGCAAGCTCGATACTCGCATCAACTTGATCAAGGAAGCCACTGCCAAGACGGGCGGTGTCTACATGTATTCAAACCAACGAGGCTGCGATGGTGACAGGCTGTACTACGACGGATGTGCTCTGATCCTGAACTCCGGCCATGTGCTTGCGCAAGGCTCACAGTTCTCATTGCGAGACGTGGAAGTACAGACTGCATTGGTTGACCTCGACGAGATTTGGTCCTTCCGAACGTCGAAGAGTCGAGGAATGCAAGCCAACAATGCACATGTCCATAAGCTGGAGCGCATATCCGTCGACTTTGATCTCTGCTCAAGTAAGATTGATCCTCTGACGAAATTGACACCCACAGTGGACCCGCGATACCATCTGCCCGAAGAGGAGATCGCTCTCGGACCGGCGTGCTGGTTATGGGACTATCTGCGTAGATCCAAAGCGGCAGGTTTCCTCGTCCCACTCAGCGGTGGTATCGACAGCTGCGCCACCGCCACCATCGTGTTCAGCATGTGTAGGCTCGTGGTTGCTGAGATCAAGGCGGGGAACAAGGTAGTCATCGAGGATGCCACCCGTCTCTGCAACGGCCAGGATGTTGCGAGCATGACTGCCGAACAAATATGCGGCAATATCTTCATCACAGCATTCATGGGCATGAAAGAGCAATCCTCCAAAGAAACCCGCTCACGCGCAAAAGAGCTCGCAGAAGCCATCGGCTCGCACCACATCGACACCAACATCGACCCGATGGTCAAGGCCCTTCACGAACTCGTCACTGGCATCATTCAGAAAGAGCCCAGATTCAAAGTCCACGGAGGCACCCAAACCGAAAACCTCGCCCTTCAAAACTTCCAATCCCGTTCCCGCATGATCCTCGCCTACGCTCTTGGTCAACTCGTCCCCTGGTCTCTCTCCAAACCCGGCGGCCTTCTCATCCTCGGCTCCGCCAACGTCGACGAATGCCTCCGCGGCTACCTCACCAAATACGACTGCTCATCAGCAGACATCAACCCCATCGGCGGAATTTCCAAGACCGATCTCAAACGCTTCATCGCCTGGTCGGAGACAAACTTCAACCTTCCCATCCTCCGCCAATTCCTCGACGCAGTCCCCACCGCCGAACTCGAGCCCATCACAGAGACTTATGTCCAGAGCGATGAAGTCGATATGGGTTTCACATATGACGAGCTCTCGATTCTCGGCCGTTTGCGCAAGACATTCAAACTCGGCACAGTCGGAATGTTTGAACGTTTAGTCGTCGAATGGAGCGAGCGACTGGATCCAAGAGCAGTGTACAAGAAAGTTCGAGATTTCATGTACTACTACGCCATCAATCGACACAAGATGACAACTATGACCCCCGGACTGTACCTCGAGTCGTACACTCCCGACGATAATCGATACGATCTCCGGCCATTTCTGTATCCGAGGTTTGCGTTTGAGCATCGGAAGATCGAAGGCATGTTGGAGAAGGTAAGCCCGCCGCTGTTATTTCTCCTATCGACTTGAATGTGATTGCTGATTTTCCTGGTGTTTCGTAGATCGAGCAGAAAAATGGGACGACTGCGAAGCACAATGGACAGTAGACTGTTCTGCACGGACTTCTTGCATCGACGCTTGAAGAGAATGGGCCTTGACCAGAAAGCTCCGTACTTTGTCAACATCCAAAAAGGTCGAGCAGCGGGACCGAGTGCGTGGCATTCGACGCTCCTCTCCCTCACACGCCTGATGGTGATGAACCTGTCAGCCAGCAACTTCATATAGACCACTGTCACAGTGATATCATCGCCTTGGCATACAGTAGATGTTTGTTTTCCTGGTTGTATACCCAGAGTCTCAAAAGCCGAGTTTATATGATTTTCCGCGAGCTGAAGCCTGACCGAGAGCCGTACAACCCAACAACATCGAGGCATCTAATAACATAATCCAAGTATAACAGGGAGCTAGCAACATCGGCAGAAGAGTTGAATGCGTCAAATGTCAGTCGCGATGTCTAGCGGGGCCCATTATTGCAACGCAAGTCCGAGTGCGTCTTCAGCAGGTGGGACagagaaatagactttcgcGGATCTGGCTGCCTTTTTGCGCCAAAGACTCCAAGGCTGATGATTGTCGATCTATCTAGCGCAGTTCCGGATCTCCGGGTTGTCAATGTTATGCCCATTGATGCCAATAGTGTAGTCAAACCATGGCTCGAGCGGGATCAGCTGGCTGTTCATATTGCGCGGTACATAGAAGCCGTAGTAGTTGCTAGACGGCTGCGTAGAGCCCTAAGTAGCGGCGGCAGTCGTGCTTGGATCTGAGTCCAAGGGTGATATGAAACGGTTCAGC from the Cercospora beticola chromosome 9, complete sequence genome contains:
- a CDS encoding uncharacterized protein (antiSMASH:Cluster_6~BUSCO:EOG092610LP~SMCOG1294:Nitrilase/cyanide hydratase and apolipoprotein) encodes the protein MTRKCILATSQLNQWVLDYDGNRDRIIEAIKTAKAAGASLILTPELCIPGYGLLDHFLENDVYANSWDIAAEIIAHPECQDIIIDLGLPVQHRGCSYNARLLALNGEVLAIRPKLDLCNDGNFREMRYFSPWPRQRVEDYHLPKVISALAKNQRKTRIGEVAFETNDASFASETCEELWTPDSPHSLYSLAGIEIVLNSSGSHHELRKLDTRINLIKEATAKTGGVYMYSNQRGCDGDRLYYDGCALILNSGHVLAQGSQFSLRDVEVQTALVDLDEIWSFRTSKSRGMQANNAHVHKLERISVDFDLCSSKIDPLTKLTPTVDPRYHLPEEEIALGPACWLWDYLRRSKAAGFLVPLSGGIDSCATATIVFSMCRLVVAEIKAGNKVVIEDATRLCNGQDVASMTAEQICGNIFITAFMGMKEQSSKETRSRAKELAEAIGSHHIDTNIDPMVKALHELVTGIIQKEPRFKVHGGTQTENLALQNFQSRSRMILAYALGQLVPWSLSKPGGLLILGSANVDECLRGYLTKYDCSSADINPIGGISKTDLKRFIAWSETNFNLPILRQFLDAVPTAELEPITETYVQSDEVDMGFTYDELSILGRLRKTFKLGTVGMFERLVVEWSERLDPRAVYKKVRDFMYYYAINRHKMTTMTPGLYLESYTPDDNRYDLRPFLYPRFAFEHRKIEGMLEKIEQKNGTTAKHNGQ